The following are from one region of the Prevotella communis genome:
- a CDS encoding heavy metal translocating P-type ATPase: MAHEHHHHEHECCTHEHHHHEHHEHEHHHHHHEHSGHRQLWLIGITILLLTGAVIIEKNTSLPTWQLLLVYLVPYLLIGSGTLKEAAEGLAHGDPFNEHFLMSVATIGALSIGFMPGAETEFPEAVFVMLFFQVGEFFEGYAEGKSRTSISHLMDIRPDIARVAGSEETVSPEQVAVGTIIEVRPGEKVPLDGTIVSGTSSLNTMALTGESVPLEVNEGDEIISGCINLSGVITLRTTKTFGESTVSKIIKLVEDAGEHKSQSEAFITRFARIYTPIVVFLALAIVIIPTLFGGSFVTWLYRALMFLVVSCPCALVISVPLTFFGGIGGASRKGILVKGANYLDILSKVDTVVFDKTGTLTHGRFAVQAVHPEICSEYQLLHLAAHVEHSTSHPIGAALRDAFPNEGTDGCKVTDVEEIAGKGIRAKVGEKMVCVGNTKMMELVGVEWHQCEHGDEGTIVHVAIAEESSTPHRLSPVTHHLSPYVYAGHIVINDQVKADSAEAIAQLKKLGVKKTVMLTGDREEVASRVAQQLGIDEYHAELLPTDKVTQISAISHQPSKLAFVGDGINDAPVLARADVGIAMGGLGSDAAIEAADVVLMDDQPSKIATAVRIARRTIGIARQNIWFAIGVKVAVLILAAFGIATMWLAVFADVGVTVLAVLNAMRALKA; encoded by the coding sequence ATGGCACACGAACATCATCATCATGAACATGAGTGTTGCACGCATGAGCATCATCATCATGAGCATCATGAGCACGAGCATCACCACCATCATCACGAGCATAGCGGACATCGTCAGCTGTGGCTCATTGGCATCACCATCCTCCTTCTGACAGGAGCCGTTATCATTGAGAAGAATACAAGTCTGCCTACCTGGCAACTGCTACTGGTTTATCTGGTTCCTTATCTTTTAATAGGATCCGGCACACTGAAGGAAGCTGCAGAGGGACTGGCCCATGGCGACCCTTTCAACGAACATTTCCTGATGTCGGTAGCTACCATCGGTGCCCTCAGCATCGGGTTTATGCCTGGTGCCGAGACGGAATTTCCAGAGGCCGTCTTCGTGATGTTGTTCTTTCAGGTAGGTGAGTTCTTCGAGGGCTACGCTGAAGGAAAGAGTCGCACAAGCATCTCGCACCTGATGGATATCCGTCCCGACATAGCACGTGTAGCGGGTTCTGAAGAGACTGTCAGTCCTGAGCAGGTGGCCGTGGGCACCATTATCGAGGTGCGTCCAGGTGAGAAAGTACCCTTGGATGGTACCATCGTCAGCGGTACTTCCAGTCTGAACACAATGGCCCTGACAGGCGAGAGCGTACCTCTTGAGGTCAACGAGGGCGACGAGATTATCTCTGGCTGCATCAACCTGAGCGGTGTTATCACCTTGCGCACCACCAAGACCTTTGGCGAGAGCACGGTATCAAAAATCATCAAACTGGTTGAAGATGCCGGTGAACATAAGTCGCAGAGCGAAGCCTTCATCACACGATTCGCCCGTATCTACACACCCATCGTGGTATTCCTGGCACTGGCTATCGTCATCATTCCCACACTCTTCGGAGGCAGTTTCGTTACATGGCTCTATCGTGCCTTGATGTTCCTTGTGGTCAGTTGTCCCTGCGCCCTGGTAATCAGCGTTCCCCTCACCTTCTTCGGTGGTATTGGTGGCGCATCAAGAAAGGGCATTTTGGTGAAGGGAGCCAACTACCTGGATATCTTGTCGAAGGTAGATACCGTGGTGTTCGACAAGACCGGCACGCTGACGCATGGGCGCTTTGCCGTTCAAGCCGTACACCCCGAGATATGCAGCGAATACCAGCTGTTGCACCTGGCAGCCCATGTGGAGCATTCTACCAGCCACCCCATTGGTGCCGCCCTTCGTGATGCTTTTCCCAACGAGGGTACAGACGGCTGCAAGGTTACAGATGTAGAAGAGATTGCCGGCAAAGGCATCCGAGCCAAGGTAGGCGAGAAAATGGTATGCGTAGGCAATACAAAGATGATGGAACTCGTAGGCGTGGAATGGCACCAATGCGAGCATGGCGACGAGGGAACCATCGTACATGTGGCTATAGCAGAGGAATCATCTACCCCTCATCGTCTGTCACCTGTCACCCATCACCTGTCGCCTTATGTCTATGCCGGTCATATCGTTATCAATGATCAGGTGAAAGCCGACAGTGCTGAAGCGATTGCCCAACTGAAGAAACTGGGTGTGAAGAAGACCGTTATGCTGACAGGCGATCGTGAAGAGGTGGCCAGTCGTGTAGCCCAGCAACTGGGTATCGATGAATATCACGCAGAACTGCTGCCTACTGACAAAGTCACTCAGATATCAGCCATCAGCCATCAGCCATCTAAACTCGCATTCGTAGGCGACGGCATCAACGATGCACCCGTTCTGGCACGTGCCGATGTAGGTATTGCCATGGGAGGCTTAGGAAGCGATGCTGCAATAGAAGCTGCGGATGTGGTGTTGATGGACGACCAGCCGTCAAAGATAGCTACAGCCGTGCGCATAGCACGTCGTACGATAGGCATTGCACGTCAGAATATCTGGTTTGCCATTGGCGTGAAGGTTGCCGTACTGATTCTTGCTGCCTTCGGCATCGCGACCATGTGGCTTGCCGTATTTGCCGACGTAGGCGTCACGGTACTTGCTGTGCTCAATGCCATGCGAGCACTCAAGGCATAA
- the lepB gene encoding signal peptidase I, which translates to MKKTLRFLLAFLIAFAIMMVVRMIGVTLYTISGTGSEPVFQAGDRVMVNRWSYGLRVGGKDCFFGYGRIARQSVEKGDLVAFENPQNNDQILIYRCKGLPGDTIVHEGNTFVVPSLRDCADADYYWLETLDSHQLGFIAEEYLIGRAFMVVYSRDPLEPLWKGWRSNRILLPL; encoded by the coding sequence ATGAAAAAGACCCTCCGATTCCTATTGGCATTCCTGATAGCCTTCGCAATTATGATGGTTGTCAGGATGATAGGCGTCACTCTCTATACTATCAGCGGCACCGGCTCGGAACCGGTGTTCCAAGCCGGTGACCGCGTGATGGTAAACAGATGGAGTTACGGCCTGAGGGTAGGAGGGAAAGATTGTTTCTTTGGCTATGGACGCATAGCCCGACAGTCTGTTGAGAAAGGTGATTTGGTGGCTTTTGAGAATCCACAGAATAACGACCAGATTCTTATCTATCGCTGTAAGGGACTACCTGGAGACACCATTGTTCATGAGGGAAACACATTTGTGGTGCCCAGCCTGAGAGACTGTGCTGACGCAGATTATTACTGGTTGGAGACGCTTGATTCCCATCAGTTGGGTTTTATTGCTGAGGAATACCTCATAGGGCGTGCCTTCATGGTTGTATATAGTCGTGACCCGTTAGAACCTCTGTGGAAAGGGTGGCGTTCAAATAGAATCCTTCTGCCTCTATGA
- a CDS encoding GH3 auxin-responsive promoter family protein, with translation MSLTGIVRPLFAKRWRELEKHNTQGEQLQREVLAHLISKAKDTEYGREHLFAATKGYDDFVRNNPVNTYEELKGDIDRMRQGEANILWPGRVKWYAKSSGTTNDKSKFIPVSSDGLKHVHYKGGADVVALYLRNNPQSRMFDGRGLILGGSHAPNYNLPGSLVGDLSAILIENINPIVNLVRVPSKQTALLSDFEVKRDRIAREAMNKNVTNLSGVPSWMLSVLNRVMELSGKTHLEEVWPNLEVFFHGGVAFTPYREQYEKLITSPKMHYMETYNASEGFFGIQDDPADKSMLLMLDYDVFYEFQEMGTDTIVPLWGVETGKNYAMLISTSCGLWRYMIGDTVQFTSTNPYKFFISGRTKSFINAFGEELIVDNAEQGLKYACEVTGAQVLEYTAAPVFMDQNAKCRHQWLIEFSKAPENLQQFAEILDRKLQELNSDYEAKRFKDITLQHLEIIPARENLFNDWLKSKGKLGGQHKVPRLSNSRNQLEELLALNEK, from the coding sequence ATGAGTCTGACAGGAATTGTAAGACCGCTGTTTGCTAAGCGATGGCGGGAACTGGAGAAACATAATACACAAGGAGAACAGTTGCAGCGTGAGGTGCTGGCCCATTTGATCAGTAAGGCCAAGGACACAGAGTATGGTCGTGAGCATCTCTTTGCAGCAACAAAGGGTTATGATGATTTTGTACGTAATAACCCCGTCAATACTTATGAGGAATTGAAAGGTGATATCGACCGTATGCGTCAGGGTGAGGCTAATATCCTTTGGCCGGGCCGTGTCAAGTGGTACGCCAAATCAAGTGGCACCACGAACGATAAGTCGAAGTTCATCCCTGTTTCGTCAGATGGTCTGAAACATGTTCATTATAAGGGTGGTGCCGATGTGGTAGCTCTCTATCTGCGTAATAATCCCCAAAGTCGTATGTTTGATGGAAGGGGATTGATTCTGGGTGGAAGTCATGCGCCCAACTATAACCTTCCTGGTTCTTTGGTAGGTGACCTCAGCGCTATTCTTATTGAGAATATCAACCCCATCGTCAATCTGGTACGTGTGCCTTCAAAGCAGACGGCCCTGTTGAGCGACTTTGAAGTGAAGCGCGACCGCATAGCCCGTGAGGCAATGAACAAGAATGTAACCAACCTCTCTGGTGTACCCTCGTGGATGTTGTCAGTACTGAATCGCGTGATGGAGCTCTCTGGAAAGACCCATTTGGAGGAGGTATGGCCTAACCTTGAGGTATTCTTTCATGGTGGTGTGGCCTTTACGCCTTATCGTGAGCAGTACGAGAAACTGATTACCAGTCCGAAGATGCATTATATGGAGACCTATAATGCCAGTGAGGGCTTCTTCGGTATTCAGGACGATCCTGCTGACAAATCCATGTTGCTGATGCTCGACTATGATGTCTTCTATGAGTTTCAGGAGATGGGCACGGATACAATTGTACCGTTGTGGGGCGTGGAGACTGGTAAGAACTATGCGATGCTCATTTCTACCTCCTGTGGTCTGTGGCGTTACATGATTGGCGACACGGTGCAGTTCACCTCTACGAATCCCTATAAGTTCTTTATCTCAGGACGTACCAAGTCATTCATCAATGCCTTTGGTGAGGAACTCATCGTTGATAATGCGGAGCAGGGACTGAAATACGCATGTGAGGTGACAGGTGCCCAGGTCCTTGAATACACGGCGGCTCCTGTCTTTATGGACCAGAATGCAAAATGCCGTCATCAGTGGCTTATCGAGTTCTCTAAGGCTCCTGAGAATCTGCAGCAGTTTGCCGAAATCCTCGACCGCAAGCTTCAGGAACTGAACAGCGACTATGAGGCTAAGCGTTTCAAGGATATCACCTTGCAGCATCTGGAGATTATCCCAGCCCGTGAGAATCTCTTCAACGACTGGCTGAAATCAAAAGGAAAATTGGGCGGGCAGCATAAGGTGCCTCGTCTCAGTAATAGCCGCAACCAACTTGAGGAGTTGCTCGCGTTAAATGAGAAATGA
- a CDS encoding WbqC family protein → MTSVLLSTTYFGPVQWYQKLYRYDSVSIDLQETFLKQTYRNRCLIATTQGVQALTVPVVHDASNAIGDIRISDHGNWRHLHWQALQTAYGDSPFFEYYEDDLRPFFTERHWERLKDYNMSICQKMCELLDIQPTIVQTSDFRLQPSCPPFINPDDFRLGINPKHPLEDVDFQPKPYYQVYQQKHGFLPNLSILDLLFNMGPESIFYL, encoded by the coding sequence ATGACCAGCGTACTCCTTTCTACCACTTATTTCGGTCCTGTGCAGTGGTATCAGAAGTTATACCGCTATGATTCTGTGTCCATAGACCTACAGGAGACTTTCCTGAAGCAGACCTATCGTAATCGCTGCCTGATAGCAACGACGCAGGGTGTTCAGGCCTTGACGGTGCCTGTGGTCCATGATGCAAGTAATGCGATAGGTGATATCCGGATTTCCGACCATGGCAACTGGCGTCATCTGCATTGGCAGGCTTTGCAGACAGCCTATGGTGATTCCCCTTTCTTTGAGTATTACGAAGATGACCTGCGCCCGTTCTTTACGGAGCGCCATTGGGAGCGACTGAAAGATTATAACATGTCTATCTGTCAGAAGATGTGTGAGTTGCTGGATATACAGCCGACAATAGTACAGACTTCAGACTTCAGACTTCAGCCATCTTGCCCCCCATTCATCAATCCTGATGATTTCCGTTTGGGCATCAACCCCAAGCATCCGCTTGAGGATGTCGATTTTCAACCCAAACCTTATTATCAGGTTTATCAGCAGAAACATGGTTTTCTGCCCAACCTCAGCATTCTGGATCTTCTGTTTAATATGGGCCCGGAAAGCATCTTTTATCTATAG
- a CDS encoding Ig-like domain-containing protein, producing the protein MKDMIKSGRNKSWKDILGNMVLISLVFHLSSFISSCARMGTPDGGWYDDTPPSVVGSIPDDRGVNVKAHKVTINFDEYIKIEDAQNKVIISPPQIEQAEVKAAGRRIIVDLKDSLKENTTYTIDFSDAITDNNEGNPMGNYTFSFSTGDHIDTLEVSGYCLNAENLEPIKGMLVGLYDSFEDSLFHKKPMMRVSRTNGSGRFTIKGVAPGTYRCFALQDADGDFLFGQKSEMIAFNHDSIVPSWRPDIRQDTIWRDSLHIANILQVNYTHFLPDDITLLCFQEPQTDRYLLKTERKDPNRLGIFFTYGSDSLPRLRGLNFDSENAFILEASQKNDTLTYWLADTTLVNQDTLTIEKTFLMTDSLGNLVEFTDTTEFVSKVPYAKRLKERQKEYDEWKKEQDRKKKRKEPYDSIMPPKYMNIKWSVTGQMDPGQRIYFDAPEPLRRCDTTAVHLFSVVDSVETPVPLSLRQIGVRRYELLSEREQGVDYKLLIDSAAFESIYGQITKKIEHKFKLRPEEEYAYLTVEISGCQSTDSVIVQLMDTQDRVQRQVLADASGVAEFMYLKPGNYYLRAYIDKNGNGQWDTGVYDQDLQPEPVYYNRQMIDCKAKWEATRQWNLTATPRYKQKPMAITKQKPDKEKQLRNRNLDRAKSKGIDYLNQNHK; encoded by the coding sequence ATGAAAGATATGATCAAATCTGGTAGAAATAAATCGTGGAAAGATATTCTGGGGAATATGGTTCTCATATCCCTCGTCTTCCATCTTTCATCTTTCATCTCCTCCTGTGCCCGCATGGGGACTCCTGACGGTGGATGGTATGATGACACACCTCCCAGTGTAGTCGGTTCCATACCCGACGATAGGGGAGTCAATGTGAAGGCACATAAGGTGACCATCAACTTCGATGAATACATCAAGATAGAGGATGCCCAGAATAAAGTTATTATCTCACCGCCCCAGATAGAGCAGGCCGAGGTCAAGGCAGCCGGTCGCAGGATTATTGTGGATCTGAAAGACTCGCTGAAGGAGAATACTACCTATACCATTGATTTCAGCGATGCTATCACGGATAATAACGAGGGTAACCCTATGGGTAATTATACTTTCAGCTTCTCTACGGGCGACCATATTGATACGCTGGAAGTCTCGGGCTATTGCCTGAATGCAGAGAACCTGGAACCTATCAAGGGCATGCTGGTGGGGTTGTACGACTCTTTCGAAGACTCTCTCTTCCATAAAAAGCCCATGATGCGTGTCTCACGCACGAATGGCAGTGGCCGGTTCACGATTAAGGGCGTTGCTCCTGGCACCTATCGCTGTTTTGCCTTGCAGGACGCCGATGGCGATTTCCTGTTTGGCCAGAAGAGTGAGATGATAGCCTTCAATCATGACAGTATCGTTCCCTCATGGCGCCCGGATATTCGTCAGGATACTATCTGGCGTGATTCCCTTCATATAGCCAATATCCTGCAGGTGAACTATACCCATTTCCTGCCCGATGATATCACATTGCTGTGTTTTCAGGAGCCTCAGACCGATCGCTATCTGCTGAAGACGGAACGTAAGGACCCCAATCGCCTGGGTATCTTCTTTACTTATGGCAGTGACTCGCTACCTCGTCTTCGTGGCTTGAATTTCGATAGCGAGAATGCCTTTATCCTGGAGGCTTCGCAGAAAAATGACACACTGACCTACTGGCTGGCTGATACCACGCTTGTGAATCAGGACACCCTGACCATTGAGAAAACATTCCTGATGACAGATTCGCTGGGTAACCTGGTAGAGTTTACGGATACCACGGAGTTTGTGTCAAAGGTGCCTTATGCCAAGCGTTTGAAAGAGCGGCAGAAGGAGTATGACGAGTGGAAGAAGGAACAAGACAGGAAGAAAAAGCGCAAGGAGCCTTATGATTCCATCATGCCTCCGAAGTATATGAACATCAAGTGGAGTGTAACAGGACAGATGGATCCAGGACAGCGTATCTATTTTGATGCACCAGAACCTCTCCGTCGTTGTGATACCACAGCTGTGCATCTCTTCTCAGTGGTTGACTCTGTAGAGACGCCTGTGCCTCTCTCCCTGCGGCAGATAGGGGTAAGACGCTATGAACTGTTGAGCGAGCGCGAGCAAGGTGTAGACTATAAACTGCTCATCGATTCGGCAGCCTTCGAGAGCATCTATGGTCAGATTACGAAGAAGATAGAACATAAGTTCAAACTGCGTCCTGAGGAGGAATATGCTTATCTGACTGTAGAAATCAGCGGATGTCAGTCTACTGACTCTGTCATCGTACAGCTGATGGATACACAGGACAGGGTGCAGCGTCAGGTGCTGGCCGATGCATCGGGCGTGGCAGAGTTTATGTATCTGAAGCCGGGCAACTACTATCTGCGTGCTTATATCGATAAGAACGGCAATGGTCAGTGGGATACTGGTGTCTATGACCAGGACCTGCAGCCCGAGCCTGTTTATTATAACCGTCAGATGATTGATTGCAAGGCTAAATGGGAGGCCACGCGCCAGTGGAATCTCACAGCAACGCCTCGCTATAAGCAGAAGCCCATGGCTATCACCAAGCAGAAGCCTGATAAGGAGAAACAACTGCGTAACCGCAACCTCGACAGAGCAAAGTCAAAGGGTATTGATTACCTGAATCAGAATCATAAATAA
- a CDS encoding Fur family transcriptional regulator, giving the protein MLNQQECEQLLLEHGIKPTANRIVIVKTLADAENPMSLTELEYKILSIDKSGVFRALTLFREHHLVHVIEDGGDGVRYELCHSHSDHEHDDDQHVHFYCERCHRTFCISDVPIPAVQLPQGYQLHSINYMAKGICPDCQS; this is encoded by the coding sequence ATGTTAAACCAACAAGAATGTGAACAACTGCTCCTTGAGCACGGCATTAAGCCTACAGCTAATCGTATCGTCATAGTGAAGACACTAGCCGATGCCGAGAATCCTATGTCGCTTACTGAATTGGAGTACAAGATTCTGTCAATTGACAAATCTGGCGTATTTAGAGCGCTGACTCTTTTCCGTGAGCACCATTTGGTACACGTCATAGAAGATGGTGGCGATGGCGTGCGCTATGAACTTTGTCATAGTCATAGTGATCATGAGCATGATGACGACCAGCATGTGCATTTCTATTGCGAACGTTGTCATCGCACATTCTGTATTTCAGATGTTCCCATTCCTGCCGTACAATTGCCGCAGGGCTATCAACTGCATAGCATCAACTACATGGCGAAAGGTATCTGTCCGGATTGCCAGTCTTAG
- a CDS encoding Lrp/AsnC family transcriptional regulator yields MAEILDETDLQILKTLQRNAKLTTKELADAVHLTPTPVFERQKRLEKKGFIKKYVAILDPEKLNQGLLVFCKVKLQQINHEMADSFTRRIMRIPEVTECYNTSGAYDYLLKVRARDMKQYQEFVLNKLGDIENISAIESTFVMSEIKQSYGLNI; encoded by the coding sequence ATGGCTGAAATCTTAGATGAAACCGACCTGCAGATACTGAAAACGCTGCAGAGGAACGCGAAACTGACCACAAAAGAGTTGGCCGATGCCGTCCATCTGACCCCTACCCCAGTCTTCGAACGTCAGAAACGACTGGAGAAGAAAGGGTTTATTAAGAAGTATGTAGCCATCCTTGATCCAGAGAAACTGAATCAGGGCCTGTTAGTCTTTTGCAAAGTGAAACTCCAGCAGATTAACCACGAGATGGCCGACTCGTTCACGCGTCGCATCATGCGTATCCCTGAGGTCACCGAGTGCTACAACACCTCGGGTGCCTACGATTACTTATTAAAAGTACGCGCACGCGACATGAAGCAATATCAGGAGTTTGTGCTCAACAAACTGGGCGATATTGAGAATATCAGCGCCATTGAGAGCACCTTCGTAATGAGCGAAATCAAACAAAGTTATGGACTGAATATCTAA
- a CDS encoding TonB-dependent receptor plug domain-containing protein: MNIHIYKVLACVLATFSLPQNELLAQTDSTATIKDQTLKEVMVVKRRSGTIKLRNVDNASLITGQELLKAACCNLGESFTTNPSVDVNYSDAATGAKQIKLLGLSGTYVQMLTENLPNFRGAAAPYSLGYIPGPWMKSIMVSKGASSVRNGYESITGQINVDYLKPEDEEGATINLYGNTKSKMEANADGNIHLGKVNTEILGHYENDWGHHDDNGDGFLDQPNVRQVNLQNRWQYAGQTYIFHGGLGLLDEQRDGGQTHHTAPHVHNPYEIGLKTRRYEAHMKHAFILDAEKGTNVALMASGSLHNLEALYGKKTYDVDEKNGYLQLMFETNLTKLHNLSAGLSLNHDYLKEKLNVTSETQTVTKETTPGAYLQYTLNINDKIVAMAGLRADHSSHYGTFVTPRLHLKYAPSDVLTLRVSAGKGYRTPFALAENNYLLASGRTLVVDDLKQEEAWNYGISAAWSIPLADKLLKVNAEYYYTHFLQQMLIDYDSNPQQIRLANLDGKSYSHTFQVDVSYPVVNGLELTAAYRLNDVRATYGGELREKPLQSKYKGLLTASYKTPLGLWQFDATFQLNGGGRMPDPYQKTDGTLSWDRRFPAYGQLNAQVTRWFRHFSVYVGGENLTGYRQENSIIGASDPWGSEFEPTMVWGPVHGRMFYAGIRVNLGKKL, translated from the coding sequence ATGAACATACATATCTATAAGGTGCTGGCCTGTGTGCTTGCCACCTTTTCCCTACCACAAAATGAACTCTTGGCACAAACGGACAGTACGGCGACAATCAAGGACCAGACACTCAAGGAGGTGATGGTGGTGAAGCGTCGCTCGGGTACTATCAAATTGCGTAATGTCGATAATGCATCGCTCATCACAGGACAGGAACTGCTGAAGGCGGCCTGCTGCAACCTTGGCGAGAGTTTCACAACGAACCCTTCTGTTGACGTGAACTATAGTGATGCCGCAACAGGCGCCAAGCAGATTAAGTTACTGGGTCTTTCAGGCACTTATGTGCAGATGCTCACTGAGAACCTGCCCAACTTTCGTGGTGCTGCAGCACCCTATTCGCTGGGCTATATCCCAGGACCCTGGATGAAAAGTATCATGGTGTCGAAGGGCGCCTCGTCGGTACGCAATGGCTACGAGTCAATAACCGGCCAGATTAACGTGGATTATCTGAAACCGGAGGATGAAGAGGGAGCCACTATTAATCTCTATGGCAACACGAAGAGCAAGATGGAAGCCAATGCCGACGGTAACATCCATCTGGGTAAGGTGAACACAGAGATACTGGGCCACTACGAGAACGACTGGGGACACCACGACGACAATGGCGATGGATTCCTGGATCAGCCCAATGTACGTCAGGTAAACCTTCAGAACCGTTGGCAGTACGCCGGACAAACCTATATCTTCCATGGCGGACTTGGTTTGCTGGACGAGCAGCGCGATGGTGGTCAGACCCACCATACGGCACCCCACGTCCACAACCCCTACGAGATTGGCCTGAAGACCCGTCGCTATGAGGCCCACATGAAGCATGCCTTCATACTGGATGCCGAAAAAGGTACGAATGTCGCGCTGATGGCCAGTGGCTCACTCCACAATCTCGAAGCTTTGTATGGCAAGAAGACCTATGACGTGGACGAGAAAAACGGTTACCTGCAACTGATGTTCGAGACCAATCTGACGAAGTTGCATAACCTCTCAGCTGGCCTGTCGCTGAATCACGACTATCTGAAGGAAAAGTTGAATGTGACCAGTGAAACACAGACTGTCACCAAGGAGACGACACCTGGCGCATACCTGCAGTACACATTGAATATCAACGATAAGATCGTGGCAATGGCTGGCTTGCGTGCCGACCATAGCAGTCATTACGGAACGTTTGTCACGCCCCGCCTGCACTTGAAATATGCCCCGTCCGATGTCCTAACCCTGCGCGTATCAGCTGGTAAAGGCTATCGCACACCTTTTGCACTGGCCGAGAACAACTATCTGCTGGCCAGCGGACGCACACTGGTTGTTGACGACCTGAAGCAGGAAGAGGCGTGGAACTATGGCATCTCTGCTGCATGGAGCATCCCACTTGCCGATAAACTGTTGAAGGTGAATGCCGAGTACTACTACACGCATTTCCTGCAGCAGATGCTCATCGACTACGACAGCAATCCACAGCAGATTCGTCTGGCCAACCTCGATGGCAAGTCGTATTCACATACCTTCCAGGTTGATGTGAGCTACCCCGTGGTAAACGGACTGGAACTGACGGCAGCCTATCGTCTGAATGACGTGCGTGCCACCTATGGTGGCGAGTTGCGTGAGAAGCCTTTGCAGAGCAAATACAAAGGTCTGCTTACGGCCAGTTATAAGACACCGCTCGGTCTGTGGCAGTTTGATGCCACGTTCCAGCTCAATGGCGGTGGCCGTATGCCCGATCCCTATCAGAAGACCGACGGCACACTCTCCTGGGACCGCCGGTTCCCAGCCTATGGACAGTTGAACGCGCAGGTGACGCGCTGGTTCCGCCATTTCTCTGTCTACGTTGGTGGCGAGAACCTCACGGGCTACCGTCAGGAGAATTCCATCATCGGCGCCTCCGACCCATGGGGCAGTGAGTTCGAGCCAACCATGGTGTGGGGACCCGTTCACGGACGTATGTTCTATGCCGGCATACGCGTAAACTTAGGAAAGAAACTTTAA
- a CDS encoding DUF3108 domain-containing protein, producing MKKCLFILFMLLPLSMSAQSKCGIENTAFNGGEFLAYDLYFNWKFVWFKVGTASMSTVTSTFKGQKAYRTSLTTRGNSKLDGVFVMRDTLLSYCSAKDLSPLYFRKGALEGKRYYVDELWYTYPRNNCHLRMHRIDADGEEHWNDKEYAECIYDMMSIFLRARNFDASGMKKGDIIPLPISDARSLTNSWMTYRGKENYKIDGTNEKFRCLVFSFYEREDGKNHELIRFYVTDDNNHIPVRLDMFLSFGSAKAFLKTYKGVRGPMTSKIK from the coding sequence ATGAAGAAATGTTTGTTTATCCTATTTATGCTGCTCCCACTGAGCATGAGTGCCCAGTCTAAGTGCGGCATTGAGAATACAGCCTTCAATGGTGGTGAGTTCTTAGCTTACGACCTCTATTTCAATTGGAAGTTCGTATGGTTTAAGGTGGGTACGGCATCTATGTCTACTGTGACTTCCACATTCAAGGGACAGAAGGCCTATCGCACCAGCCTGACCACCCGTGGCAACAGTAAGTTGGATGGCGTCTTCGTGATGCGCGACACCTTGTTGTCTTATTGCAGTGCGAAAGACCTCTCGCCACTCTATTTCCGCAAGGGTGCCCTGGAAGGTAAGCGCTATTATGTAGATGAACTGTGGTATACCTATCCCCGTAATAACTGTCATCTGCGTATGCACCGTATTGATGCCGATGGTGAGGAACACTGGAACGATAAGGAATATGCTGAGTGTATCTATGATATGATGAGCATCTTCTTGCGTGCGCGCAACTTTGATGCTTCCGGCATGAAGAAGGGTGATATCATCCCTCTGCCTATCAGCGATGCCCGTAGTCTTACCAATTCGTGGATGACCTATCGTGGTAAGGAGAACTATAAGATTGACGGTACAAACGAGAAGTTCCGTTGCCTGGTATTCTCTTTCTATGAGCGCGAGGACGGCAAGAACCACGAGTTGATCCGTTTCTATGTGACCGACGACAATAACCATATCCCAGTACGTCTGGATATGTTCCTTAGCTTCGGTAGTGCCAAGGCTTTCCTGAAGACCTACAAGGGTGTGCGAGGTCCTATGACATCGAAAATCAAGTAA
- a CDS encoding heavy-metal-associated domain-containing protein, translating into MKKAFVSFALMLMALGVSAKDIKTLVVTTEPQMHCASCENKIKGNLRFEKGVKGIDCNIPDQRVTITYDADKNKPENLIKAFEKFGYKATLVKKDEKKEEKKQDDKTKKTDK; encoded by the coding sequence ATGAAGAAAGCATTCGTTTCATTCGCCCTGATGCTTATGGCACTGGGCGTATCGGCCAAGGACATCAAGACCCTCGTCGTAACCACTGAGCCACAGATGCATTGCGCCAGCTGTGAAAACAAAATCAAGGGCAACCTGCGTTTCGAGAAAGGTGTCAAGGGTATTGACTGCAACATTCCCGATCAGCGTGTCACCATCACCTATGATGCTGACAAGAACAAGCCTGAAAACCTCATCAAGGCCTTCGAGAAATTCGGATATAAGGCCACTCTGGTGAAAAAAGACGAGAAAAAAGAAGAAAAAAAGCAGGACGATAAGACGAAAAAGACCGATAAATAA